The genomic stretch CGATGTTGCCCAGCGGCGAGTCACCACCCGTGGAGTTGTTGCGGCGCTGCACGTCGCGCGGCGCGTAGGAGAAGATGGACGTCAGCTGGAAGTTGAAGTCCATGCCCAGGATGTACGGCTGGAGCAGATGCGTGGTCATCCGGTCCTCCTGGTTCGTGCACGCCTGGATGGCCTGACGGACGCGCTCGTCGCGGAGGAACTGGCCCTCCGCCCAGAACACGTTGCCATCGTGACGGAAGCGACGCATGGCGTCGTCGCACCACAGGGCGTCCATGGGGAACACGCGGAAGTCCTGGCTGATGATTTCGCCGCCCTCACCGGCGCCGAGCACCTCGGGCATCTTCACCACCAGCTCCAGCCGGCCCACGTACTTGGCGAACGCGCCAGAGTGCGCGAGCACCACCTTGCGGCCCGCGGGGTCGGTGAGCAGCTGCGGCGGGTTGAGCACGACGTGCAGGTGACCACCCATCACCGCGTCCACGCCCACCACGCCGGGGATGCGCACGCGCACCACGGACTTGTCGTCCCCTTCGGGGCCGAACCACTCCAGCACCTGCCAGGGCTCCTTCTGGCGCTGCACGTAGGCCTTGGCGCGGGAGTACTCGTAATAGGCGTCGTAGCCCTGGATGACGTCCTGGTCCTCATGGAGGCCCAGGTGGCTGACCAGCACGATGAGGTCGGTGACGGGGCGCAGCAGGTCCACGTAGGCGCGCGCCACCTCGTTCTGCTCCAGCGGCGTCACCTGGAGGCTGTTGCCACCTTCGACGATGGAGTTGAGCGAGGAGATGTTGGCCATGCCGATGATGGCCACCCGGAGGCCCTTCACGTTGCGGATGGTGTACGGCTCCACTTCCAGGGCTGTCTGGTGGTTGCCGTTCGCCCGCCAGTCGTCCCAGAAGTAGTTGGCCGCCAGCAGCGGGAACATCGCGTGCTGCTGCGCCATCTGGGTGAAGTTGAGGAGGCCCGCGTCGAACTCGTGGTTGCCCACGACGGCCGCGTCGAGCCGCGCCTCGGAGAGGAACTTGAACTCCACCTCACCGGTGTTGAGGTTGAAGATGGGCGCGCCCTGGAAGCAGTCGCCCGAGTCCACGTGCAGCACACGCTCGCCCTGGGAGCGCTCGCGCTTGAGCAGCGCCCCCATGCGCGTGGCGCCGCCGAAGGGGCCCGCTTCCGGGATGGTCCCCAGGTCCACGTCCGTCTTCAACGGCGTGAAGTCATAGGGGATGAGGCGCGAATGAATGTCCGAGGTATGAAGGAGCGTCAGACGCACCTCCTGCCCCTCGAGGTTGTAGTCCTGGCCTTCCAACACCGGCATGCACGAAGCAGATGCCAGGGCGCAGCAGAGGCCGAGCAGGAGGCGACGCATCAAGAGAATTCCGTGTTTCAGAGGGGAGACAGCGGTAAAGCGGGCGCAAGGTACGGGATCAAGCTTTGTCGGGCAAGCAACGCCACCATGGCGGGCCAGGTTCCTGCCATCGGCGTTCCTACTCCACAGGAGAGCAGGCGGACATGCGGCAGCGTCATTCCAGTGTGACTGACATCGAGATCATCGAGGATTTCTCGTCTACCGCGAGGTGCGACGAGGGCTTCCTCAGGGTTCGGCGGCTGCGCTGCCGCAACCGGCGCGCGGACGGTTCTTCCTCTCCCGTATACCGAGTGGACGTGGTGGACCGGCCCCGGTTGGACGCGGTGGCGGTGCTCGTCTATCGCCGCGGTGCGTCAGGCCTGGAGGTCCTGACGCGGATGAACCTCCGGCCCGCGGCGTATTTCCGGAAGGACAACCGGGGCGCGATGACCGTTCCAGACCCTGCGTCTGGCTACTTGCGCGTGGAAGAAATTGTCGCGGGACTGCTGGAGCCGGAGGACAAGGGCGAGGAAGGCCTGCGTCGCCGCGCCGCGGCAGAGGTGCATGAGGAGGCCGGGTTCAACGTGAATCCGGAGGACATCCGGCTGTTGGGCGGCGCCTTCTTCCTGGCGCCGGGCATCCTGTCCGAAAAGGTGTTTCCCGCCGCGGTGGACGTCACCGAGCTGTCACCCGAGGAGCCCGAAGGGGATGGTTCGCCCCTAGAGGAGGGCACGCAGCTGCACTGGCGTCCCATCCAGGACGTGTTGGACGCGTGCCGGCGCGGTGACATCCCGGATGCGAAGACGGAAGTCGCCTTGACGCGGCTGCTCGCCCTTCAGCCCTGAAGGGCGTGCATTGGTTTCGCGCGGCCGCGTGCCGGGGTAGGGTGCGCGGCGTTCCGCAATCCACCGCAGAGGTCGCTGCATGTCGTCGCTGCCCCCCTGGCTGGCCCAGTTCCTGCCCATCCTCATCCTCCTGGGGGCCATCGGCCTCGTCCTCGCGCGCCTGCCCAAGGTGGAGCTGGGGCACACGGAGGCATTCAAGCGCCGCCGGTTCTTCAACTGGTTCCCGTTGGGCATGACGTACGCGTTCCTCTACATGGGGCGCTACAACCTCAACGTGGCCACCAGCGCCATGGGGGACCGCACCTCCAACGCGGACTTCGGCACCATCTTCGCGTGGGGCACCGCCGTCTACGGCGTGGCCTTCCTCCTCAACGGCCCGCTGACGGACAAGTTGGGTGGCCGGAAGACCATCCTGATGTCGGCCGCGGGTTCGGCGGTGGCGAACGTGGCCATGGGCGGCGTGGTGTACGCGGTGCTGACGCACAACTGGGCGCCGCCGGGCGGCCTGGTGGCGACGCTGTCGTTCCTCTACGCCGTCAACATGTACTTCCAGAGCTTCGGCGCGGTCTCCATCGTCAAGGTGAACGCGGCCTGGTTCCACGTGCGCGAGCGCGGCCTGCTGGGCGGCGTGTTCGGCATCCTCATCTCGCTGGGCATCTACTTCGCCTACGACTGGAGCCGGCTCATCGTGAAGGCCGCGCCCACCTACTGGGCGTTCTTCGTGCCCGCGGCCATCCTCGCCGTGTTCCTGGTGGTGGACTACTTCGTCATCCGCGACACGCCCAGCCATGCGGGCCATCCGGACTTCGACACCGCGGACGCGTCCTCCGGAGAGACCGGGCCTCAGTTGGGGGTGGCGGGCGTGCTGAAGCGCATGCTGACCAACCGCGCCATCATCATCATCCTCTTCATCGAGTTCTGCAGCGGCTTCATGCGCAACGCCATCATGCAGTGGTACCCCAAGTTCGCGAAGGCGACGGGACTCGGCGAGTCCTTCGTCGCGGCCAACTGGGGTATGCTGCTGTGCGTGGCGGGCATCACCGGCGGCATGTTCGCCGGCGTCATCAGCGACCGCGTCTTCGACTCACGCCGCGGCCCCGTGTCCGCCGTGCTCTACGCCGGCATGTCGGTGGGCGCCGTCATCTCCGTGTTCGTCCTGGAGAGCGTGGCCCTGGGCTGGACGGTCATCTTCATGTCCCTGTGTGTCATTGGCGTGCATGGCATGCTGTCCGGCACGGCCAGCATGGACTTCGGCGGGAAGAAGAACGCCGGCCTCGCGGTTGGCATCATCGACGGCGCCGTGTACGCGGGCACCGCGCTGCAGTCCATCCTGCTGGGTTCCATCCTGCCGATGGGTGACGAGGCGAAGACCGCCGCCAACTGGGGCAACTGGCCCTACGCCATGCTGCCGCTGTCCTTCCTCGGGCTGCTGCTGGCCACCCAGGTGTGGAACGCCCGGCCCCAGCCGAAGTCCACGCCCGTGCCGGCCACCCTGCCGGTGCCCCCGGCGGCGCCAGCGAATCGGACCGGTACTGGCGGGTGATATCCGTGTGGCCCCAACGATGTGTGACGTTGGGGTCACTCCCGCGTGACAGGGATGTAGCGTAGACTCCCGGTGTGTCCCAGTCACCCGCACCCCTGCAGAGCCGCTTCGAGGTCCACGACCGGAAGCAGTTTGAAATCAAGCTCGAGTATCAGCCCTCCGGGGCGGATGAGACGCGCTACCTCGTGGAGGCGTATCTCTTCCTGCCGGGGAGCCTGAACATCGACGCGGAGACGTACCCGCGGGCGGACTTCTACGCGGACATCCACAACTACGTGCGCTTCAAGACGCCGGTGATGGCGGTGAACGAACTGCTGGGCTCGGACACCTCGCCGCTGGTGCGCCTGGAGGCGTGGCTGCGCACGGGGATGGGGTCCGAGAAGGACGTCGTGTACCAGGCCAAGCTCCTGTCCTGCGTGCTTCGCGGTGCGCTGCGCCGCTTCGCCACCGGGGTGGAGTCGCGGTGCGAGGGCCCCGCGGCGCTGCCGACGGACGCGTGCGCGGTGCTGGAGTCCGAGGTCCTGGCCATGCAGGCCGGTGTGACGCAGGTGCTGGCGCGCTTCCGCGTGTGGCTGCGCGCGGTGGGGGAGTTGCACCTGCAGGAGCGCTCGCGGGCGTCGCTGCGGCTGGTGGACGAATACGTCAGCCTGCTGGTGGAGGGCGGCTTCCGGCGCGCGGTGGCGGACATGAAGTCGCTGCCTCGCGGCGAGCCGTGGCATGGGCTGCGCAAGGGGCTGATGGAGGCGGTGCTGCGGGAGGAGGCGTACCGCAAGGAGCACCGGCTGCGCAGCGTGCTCAGCCCCACGGGGGACAACGAGGAGTACATCCTCCGGTTGGGCTTCCTGAAGAAGTTCTGCATGAACGTGCTGTTCCTGTCGTCGAAGCGGCGGCAGAAGCGGCAGGGCTGGGAGGAGATGCTCTTCGCGCTGGCCGCGGGCGTGGCGATGACGGTCGCCACCGCGGTGGCCTTCTGGGCGCAGGAGCGCTACGCGCAGGCCAGCCTCAACTTCTTCCTCATCCTCGTGGTGGGGTACATGGTGAAGGACCGCATCAAGGAAGGCCTGCGCCGGATGCTCAGCCGGGCGGCGGCCATGCACCTGGCGGACCGGACCACGAACCTGGTGGACCCCGTCACCGGGCGCGTCATTGGCGCGTGCGAGGAGCGGGTGGACTACGGGCCCTCATTGAAGGTGCCGGACACGGTGTCGGCGCTGCGTCAGCGCGACGACTTCCTCACCGCGACGCAGGGTGAGCTGTCGGAGACGGTCATCCGCTACCAGAAGCAGATTGTCCTGGATGCTCGGCACCTGCCGCGCACGCAGCGGGGCCTGACGGGCGTGACGGACATCCTCCGCCTCAACGTGGAGCGCTTCCTTCGCGACATGGACGAACCGGAGCTGGCGCTGGAGTACGTGGACCTGGCGGACCTGTCCGTGGGCCACATCCGCGGGACCAAGCGCTACCCGGTGGACATGGTGTTCCGCTTCACGGTGGTGGAGGAGGAGACGGACCGCCGTCAGGACTCCGTCCAGTTCGTGCGGCTGGTGCTGGACCGCAACGGCATCCAGCGCATGCAGCGCTTCACGGACCCTGGTCCCGGAACGCCCCCCAACCGTTCCGGGTGGAAGTCCGCGGCCTGAGGCGGGGCCGACGCTCCAGGCGGGGAGGGGGGCGCATGACGCCCGCGGAGGAGGATTCGGCGGCACCCTGGCGCGCGCGCGGGTAATCTCCCCGGCGCACATGGCTTACGACGACTTCAAGAAGCGTATCCGCGACGACTGGCGTGACACCCTGCGTTCCATCCTGGAGCGCGCCCGCTCCCTGGGCTCCTCCGCCGTGCTGGCGTTCGACCTGGACTCCACCCTCTTCGACAACCGGCCCCGGCAGGCCCGCATCCTCCGGGAATATGGCGTCGCCAGCTCGCTGGCCGTGCTGGCCGCCTGCGAGCCGCGCCACTGGGTGACGGGCTGGGACATGAAGGAGGCCATGCGCGCCTGCGGCCTGGAGGACGCCCTGGTGGAGTCCCACTTCGCCGAAGCCCGCCGCTTCTGGGCCGAGCGCTTCTTCACCAGCGACTACTGCGTGGACGACGAGGCCATCGACGGCGCGGCCAGCTTCACCCACGAGGTGGCGGCCACCGGCGCGAGGCTCGTCTACGTCACCGGCCGCCATGAGGCCATGCGGGAAGGCTCCGTCTCCTGCATGCGCCGTCACGGCCTGGTGCTGCCAGATGACGACCGGGTGCTCCTCGTGATGAAGCCCACGCTGGCCGAGGACGACGACGCCTTCAAGCGGGAGGCGCACGCACGGCTGGGCCGCCTGGGGAGCGTGGTGGCTGCTTTCGACAATGAGCCCACGCACGCGAACGACTACCGGCGGAAGTTTCCAGAGGCCACCGTCATCCATCTGGCCACGGACCATTCGGGCCGGCCGGTGGAGTTGCTGGATGGCGTCATTTCCGTCCCGCACTTCGCGCTGGGTTCCTGACGCACCGCGCCTGAAACAGACCAGGCGTGGACGGGGTTTGAAAGGCTTTGAAGTCCCCCTGCCGCGCGGCTATTGAGTCGCTCGGCGTTTGCCGCCCCGGGAGTTCCGTGGGCGGCCAGCATGGAGGCATTCCGCAGTGGCCAGCCCGTACTCGAAAGAACTGCTGTTGGACATGTACCGGAAGATGTACCTCATCCGTCGCTTCGAGGAGCGCGCGGGTCAGCAGTACACGCTGGGGAAGATTGCCGGTTTCTGCCACCTCTACATCGGCCAGGAGGCCGTGGCGGTGGGACCGGTGGAAGCCCTGCGTCCGGATGACTACATGCTCAGTGCGTACCGTGACCACGGCCAGCCGCTGGCCCGTGGCAGCGACGCGGGCATGGTCATGGCCGAGCTGATGGGCCGGGGCACCGGCTACAGCAAGGGCAAGGGCGGCTCGATGCACATCTTCGACATCGAGCATCACTTCTATGGCGGCTACGGCATCGTCGGCGGCCAGATTCCCCTGGCGGCGGGCATGGCCTTCGCCAGCCGTTATCGCAACGAGGACCGCGTCACCGTCTGCTACTTCGGCGACGCGGCGGCCAGCCAGGGCGCCCTCCACGAGACGTTCAACATGGCGTCCAAGTGGAAGCTCCCGGTCATCTACATCTGCGAGAACAACCGTTACGGGATGGGCACGGCCATTTCCCGCATAGCGGCGGTGCCGGAGATCTACAAGCGCGCCAGCGCCTACGACATGCGCGGCGAGCCGGTGGATGGCATGGACGTGCTGGCCATGTATGAGGCCGTCAAGGACGCCGCCGAGTACTGCCGCGCCGGCAAGGGCCCCGTGCTGCTGGAGGCCAACACGTACCGCTTCCGCGGTCACTCCATGGCCGACCCCGCCACCTACCGCACCAAGCATGAGGTGGAGGAGGAGCGCAAGGGCGACCCGATTCCGAAGCTGCGCGCCTACATCAAGAAGCAGGGGCTGGCCCAGGACGACGTCTTCGAGACCATCGAAGAGGAGGTCAATGCGCTGGTGGACCAGGCGGTGAAGTTCGCCGACGAGTCGCCCGAGCCCAGCCTGGACGAGCTGTGGCGCGACACCATCGTGGAGGAGGGCGAGGAGGACGTGCGCCCCCGCGAGCGCGTGTTGGGTCAGAAGGTGACCTGGCCGAAGTATCCCAGTGGGCAGGAGCTGAAGGTGACGTGGGACCTGGAGCCGCGCGAGCAGGCCGAGGCGGCCGACAAGAAGGCGGGCCTCATCCGCTAGGCGCGCGCTGACCTGTCTACCAACCCTTTTTCGAATTCGTGTCGGAGCCGACGATGCCCGAGTTGATGTACCGCGAGGCGCTGAACCAGGCGCTCGCCGAGGAAATGGAGCGCGACGCCAACGTCTATCTGATTGGCGAGGAAGTGGGCCGTTACAACGGCGCCTTCAAGGTGTCGCAGGGACTGCTGGACAAGTTCGGGAGCGCGCGCATCATCGACGCGCCCATCGCCGAGCTGGGCTTCACCGGCCTGAGCGTGGGCGCGGCCATGGTGGGCTTGCGCCCCGTGGTGGAGATGATGACCTGGAACTTCGCGATTCTCGCGATGGACCAGATCGTCAACAACGCCGCCAAGCTGCGGCACATGTCCGGTGGCCAGCTGCGCTGCCCCATCGTGTTCCGCGGTCCGGGGGGCGCCGGCGGCCGGCTGTCCAGCCAGCACAGCCAGGCGTTGGAGGCCAACTACGCGCACTTCCCGGGCCTGAAGGTGATTGCGCCCGCCACGCCCGCGGACGCCAAGGGCATGCTCAAGGCGGCCATCCGGGACGAGAACCCGGTGCTCATGTTCGAGGGCGAGCGGCTCTACGCCATCAAGGGGCACGTGCCGGAAGGCGAGCACGTCGTGCCGCTCGGCAAGGCGGACGTGAAGCGCGAGGGCACGGACGTCACCATCATCACCTGGAGCCGCATGTATTACTTCTGCATGCAGGCGGCCGAGGAGTTGGCGAAGGAGGGCATCAGCGTGGAGGTCCTGGACCTGCGCACGCTGCGGCCCCTGGATGAGGAGGCCATCCTGGCGAGCGTGCGCAAGACGAACCGCGCCGTCATCGTGGAGGAGGGCTGGGGGCTCGCCGGCGTGGGCGCGTCCGTGGTGGACATCATCCAGTCCAAGGCGTTCGACGACCTGGACGCGCCGGTGGAGCGCGTCACGGGCCTGGACGTCAACATGTCCTATGCAGCGAACCTGGAGAACGCGACCCAGCCGGACGCACCGAAGATCATCGCCGCGGTGAAGAAGGTGCTGTACCGCGAGGGAGCCTGAACGCGCATGGCCATTCCCATCCAGATGCCGAGCCTGTCCCCGACAATGACGGAGGGGAAGATCGTCAAGTGGCTCAAGAAGCAAGGGGACAAGGTGTCCTCCGGCGATGCCGTGGCCGAGGTGGAGACGGACAAGTCCAACCTCGAAATCGAGGCCTACGACGACGGGTACCTGCTGCAGGTGCTCGTCGGCGAGGGCGAGATGGCCAAGGTGGGCGCGCCCATCGCCTATATCGGTGCGAAGGGTGAAAAGGTGGACGCCGGCAAGCAGGCCGCGCCCGCCGCGACGCCTCCCGAGCAGAAGCCCCAGCCGGCGCCCGAGGCCCCCGCGCCGCGGGCCGCCGAGAAGCCCGCGTCGTCGGGCGGCGGCGACAACCGCATCGCCATCCAGATGCCGAGCCTGTCCCCGACGATGACGGAGGGGAAGATCGTCAAGTGGCTCAAGAAGCAGGGGGACAAGGTGTCCTCCGGCGACGCCGTGGCCGAGGTGGAGACGGACAAGTCCAACCTCGAAATCGAGGCCTACGACGACGGCACCCTGGCGGAGATCGTCGTCGGTGAGAACCAGATGGCGAAGGTGGGGTCGCCCATCGCGTACCTCACCGCGAAGGGCGCCAAGGCGGCTCCGGCGGCGAAGCCCGCGGCGCCTGCTCCGGCTCCCGAGAAGCCGGCGGCTCCGAAGTCCGCGCCTGCTCCGGCGGCGAAGCCCGCGGCGGCTCCGGCCCAGGCGGGTGGCCGGCGTGTCCGCGCCAGCCCCGTGGCGAAGAAGATCGCGCGCGAGAAGGGGCTGGACCTCACCCAGGTGAGTGGCTCCGGTCCGTCTGGCCGCGTGGTGAAGCGCGACATCGAGGAGGCGCTCGCGCGAGGACCTGCGGCGGCTCCTGCCGCGAAGAAGGCCCCGGCCGCGCAGCCCGCTCCGGGCGTGCGTCCCGAGCCGACCGTGGTCCCCCTCTCGTCCATGCGCAAGGTCATCGCGCAGCGGATGACGGAGGTGAAGCCCGGCGTTCCTCACTTCTACCTCACCATCGAGGTGGACATGGAGGCGGCGTCGAAGGTGCGCGAAGAGGCGAAGGCGATGGACCTCAAGGTCTCCGTCAACGACCTCATCGTGAAGGCCGTGGCCATGGCGGTGCGCCGCTACCCGAAGATCAACGTCTCGCTGCAGGGCGACAAGGTCGTCCAGTTCCACAGTGTGGACGTGGGCATCGCGGTGGCGCTGGAGGAAGGCCTCATCACGCCCATCCTCCGGGATGCGGACCAGAAGGGCCTGCAGGCCATCGCGTCAGGCGTGCGTGAGCTGGCGGAGCGCGCTCGCAAGCGTGCCCTCAAGCCGGAGGAGTACACCGGCGGCTCCATCACCGTCAGCAACCTGGGCATGTACGGCATCGACCAGTTCGTCGCCGTCATCAACCCGCCGCAGGCCTCCATCCTCGCGGTGGGTGCCGTCTCCGAGAAGGCGGTGGTGCGCGATGGTCAGCTGGCGGTCCGGAAGATGATGACGGCGACGCTGTCGTGCGACCACCGCGTCATCGACGGTGCCATTGGCGCCGAGTTCCTGCGCGAGCTGCGCGGGCTGCTCGAGCACCCCACACGGCTGCTGTTCTAGGCCGTCCGGTTGCCCCGCTCCGCGTGCCCGTCCTGGGGCGCGCGAGGGCGGGGCAGGGCCCGGATGGCCCCTTGTTACTTGCGCGTCGGCTCCTTGCGGCCGTGCGCCTCCTGCTCCAGCTTGCGCTGAGTCTCCGTCACGCTTGCCTGGCGCTCGCGTGACGTTCCGGTCGGCAGCTCGTTCTCCTCATCGTCCGAGCGACCGCGGATGCCGGGCCAGGGCTCTGGGCGCGTGCCCTCCACATGCTCGATGCGCTCCGCATAACCGTTATCTCCGGCTGCGTTGTGCTTCGTCTCCTCGGATTTACCCTTGCTGTCCGCCATGGTGTGTCCTCCCAAGCAGGTGCCATCCGGCACACTTCGTGGCGGTAACGGTGGGACGTGTGCCGCGTGCTGACCACCCACAAGCGGGTTGCATGGCTTGTCCCCCTGCCTGCCCCACGAGCGCGAAAAAAGGTCGGCGGCCGTGGGCGTTCGCTGCTTAACTTGCTTCCAATGAACGACGACATGACACGCGAACGGCTTGCCCAGGGTGTGTCGGAGTTGGAGTCGCGCGTAGGCCCGCCGCTGCCGCTGGCGGAATCGCTGCACAAGGCGCTCGACGGCGCCGTCTTCCCGCTGTCCGCGCGGCAGTTGACCTGGGTGGCCCGTGAGAACGAGGCCCCGTCCCTGGTGCTCTCGCTCCTGGGTTCACTTCCCCGGGTCAGCTTCGGCTCCGTGGACGCGGTGGCCCGGGCGCTGGAAGGCGACCTGGAGGCCACGGGTCCGCAACAGTTGGCTTCTTCGCGCTGACACGACCCAGGACGGACAGGGCCTCGCTGGGCGGTGCGACGCGTCAGGCGCTCGCCCTATCCTGGTGGTGCGCGCGGTACCCAGCAGATCGCGAAGGGGTTGAGGCGCTATCCTAGGCCTTACCAGCCTGGCCCCCTTCATGGGACGCTGGCCTGGAGGAGCGCCATGAACCCGTCTGAACTCCCCGCGGTCCTCTACGTCGACGATGACGCGCTGAACCTCCGGGTCTTCGACGCGAACTTCGGGCAGCGCTTCCGCATCTTCCGCAGCTCCTCGCCCAGCGAGGCGTTGGCGCTCCTGGAGCAGCGCAGGGGCGAGATTGGCGTCATCCTCTCCGACCAGCGGATGCCCGGCATGACGGGCGTGGAGCTGCTGGAGCGGGCGCGCACGATTGCGCCGGACGCCAAGCGCATGCTCGTCACGGCCTACGCGGACATGCAGGCCGTCATCGACGCCGTCAACCGCGGCCAGGTGACGCGCTACTTCGTCAAGCCGTGGGACCGGACGGAGCTCCAGGCCGCGCTCGATGACGCGCTCAAGATTGCCCGACTGGAGCTGCGCATCCGCGAGGTGGAAGGGCGCATGATGAAGTCTGAGCGTCTGGCCACCCTGGGACAGGTGACGGCGGGTATCGCGCACGAGCTGATGGGGCCGGTGGGCTACCTGTCGCAGAACGTGGCGTCGCTGCAGCGCGACCTGGGCAGCGTCATCCAGTACGTGTCGCGGCACCTGCAGACGGACCCCGACCCCTCCGTGGCGGAGACGGTGGAGGACCTGCCCGCCCTCATCAAGGACCTCGCGGACGGCGCCGAGCACCTGCGGCAGGTGGCACTGGGGCTGCGAGCCCAGGCCCGCGGTGAGGACCTGGAGGCCACGGCGGACGTCGCGGAAGTGGTGTCCTTCGCAGTGAAGCTGGCGCGCGCCGAGGTGCGGGAGCGGGCGCGGCTGACGAGCAACGGCGAGCCCGTGCGCGTCACCTTCGGCCCGGTGAAGCTGTGCCAAGTGCTGCTCAACCTCATCGTCAACGCGGCGCAGGCCATGGGCACCACGGGACGTCCCGGGCGCATCGAGGTCCGGTGGACACTGCGTCCCGACGACGTGGTGCTCACGGTGGCGGACAACGGCTGCGGCATTCCCATGGAGCTGCAGGAGCGCGTCTTCCAGCCCATGTTCACCACCAAGCCCGTGGGCGTGGGAACCGGACTGGGCCTGTCCATCTGCCGGGAACTCGTCACGCAGTTCGGCGGCAGCCTCCGGTTGTCCTCCACGCAAGGGGAGGGCACCGAAATCGAAATCACCCTCCGGCGAGCCCCGCTCCCCTGAGTCCGAAGGCGTTGCTGAGCATGCGCCATACGCGGTGAAGCGTCTGCGTCTCGGAGGCGCGGATGTCCTCCACCAGCACCGCGCGGCGCAGCGGGCCCTCCGCGTCGGTTGGCGCGTACTCCACCACCAGTGCGTAACGGGGACCGGGGCGCTCCACCATGTGGACGGCCCGCACCGCGTCGAAGGGCACCACCGCCGCGCGGGTGGCGCCCGGTGACCAGGCCAGTTGCTCCAATCGGAGGGATTCGGAGCGGAAGTGCAGGACGAAGCGCCGGCGGCCCAGCCGGGACTCCCATTTGAGGGCCAGACCCACCAGGGCCGCCGCGAGCAATCCCAGGGCGAAGGCCGCCGTCGCGCCTTCCCGGACGCCCACCAGGATGGCGGCGCCCACCGCACACCCCAGTCCTACGCCGACGAACAGCCCGGGCAGGACACGCCGCTCCCAGGGCGGCGGCAGGGATTCGCCCACCAGCCGGCCGCCGTCATAACGCAGCCGCACGTCGCCCAGCCGCCCGGGTACCCGGTTGTCCTGCAATGCGTCCTGAAAGCTCGCCACGCCTCCAGCATAGCGGGCCTCAAATGCGGGCTTCGTAGTTGGAAGTGAGCTGTGCGAATCTGCGCGGCCATGGAGTTCCCGTTCGAAACCGGTGAGGGTGAAGGAGGGGAAGGGGGGACGCTCGCCTCGACGGTGCTGGTGGTGGATGACGAGCCCGTCGTGCTGGACATCTGTGCCCGCCTTCTGGAGCGAGATGCCGACCTGGTTGTGACGCTGGCCGCGAGCGCGGAGGAAGCCCTCCCGCTGCTGGCCGAGCAGCGCTTCGACGTCCTGGTGACGGACAAGAACCTGCCTGGCATGGGCGGCGTGGAGCTCATCGCCGAGGCGCGCCGTCTCCAGCCGTCCATGGAAGCGGTGATGATTACCGGCTACGCCAGCTCCGAAAGCGTCGTCGCCGCCTTCGCCGCGGGCGCCAGTGACTACA from Myxococcus xanthus encodes the following:
- a CDS encoding bifunctional metallophosphatase/5'-nucleotidase yields the protein MRRLLLGLCCALASASCMPVLEGQDYNLEGQEVRLTLLHTSDIHSRLIPYDFTPLKTDVDLGTIPEAGPFGGATRMGALLKRERSQGERVLHVDSGDCFQGAPIFNLNTGEVEFKFLSEARLDAAVVGNHEFDAGLLNFTQMAQQHAMFPLLAANYFWDDWRANGNHQTALEVEPYTIRNVKGLRVAIIGMANISSLNSIVEGGNSLQVTPLEQNEVARAYVDLLRPVTDLIVLVSHLGLHEDQDVIQGYDAYYEYSRAKAYVQRQKEPWQVLEWFGPEGDDKSVVRVRIPGVVGVDAVMGGHLHVVLNPPQLLTDPAGRKVVLAHSGAFAKYVGRLELVVKMPEVLGAGEGGEIISQDFRVFPMDALWCDDAMRRFRHDGNVFWAEGQFLRDERVRQAIQACTNQEDRMTTHLLQPYILGMDFNFQLTSIFSYAPRDVQRRNNSTGGDSPLGNIAADSMRKRRRVEAEMALTNSLGIRDNLYAGVVSQESMFNVFPFENTINIMYLSGKEMQEMFDFVTERSAERGCVSQAQISGARFTMDCAQVQVNDLQTACNPALNGTDCPNQDRQGHAPWQCLVDQSNDSSVGRCYAHPGTDIQINGKPLDITGTYKIAVNDYIAKGGSGFNVLKRNTTRIETGISLRDSLIGYMQGFCTCEDILAGRQTSKSGHYCGNLINGRWTVNEQVVGSCRAAADFKAALDKQVGSCDCKDLLALPSDAAERCGVPGLTAEDIQSQCDVPEGPYTGRCSCRDVLAGNNPICGTVTNQLRNFCENPTSVSIADAVEDSRIGRRVK
- a CDS encoding NUDIX hydrolase, with the translated sequence MRQRHSSVTDIEIIEDFSSTARCDEGFLRVRRLRCRNRRADGSSSPVYRVDVVDRPRLDAVAVLVYRRGASGLEVLTRMNLRPAAYFRKDNRGAMTVPDPASGYLRVEEIVAGLLEPEDKGEEGLRRRAAAEVHEEAGFNVNPEDIRLLGGAFFLAPGILSEKVFPAAVDVTELSPEEPEGDGSPLEEGTQLHWRPIQDVLDACRRGDIPDAKTEVALTRLLALQP
- a CDS encoding MFS transporter, whose amino-acid sequence is MSSLPPWLAQFLPILILLGAIGLVLARLPKVELGHTEAFKRRRFFNWFPLGMTYAFLYMGRYNLNVATSAMGDRTSNADFGTIFAWGTAVYGVAFLLNGPLTDKLGGRKTILMSAAGSAVANVAMGGVVYAVLTHNWAPPGGLVATLSFLYAVNMYFQSFGAVSIVKVNAAWFHVRERGLLGGVFGILISLGIYFAYDWSRLIVKAAPTYWAFFVPAAILAVFLVVDYFVIRDTPSHAGHPDFDTADASSGETGPQLGVAGVLKRMLTNRAIIIILFIEFCSGFMRNAIMQWYPKFAKATGLGESFVAANWGMLLCVAGITGGMFAGVISDRVFDSRRGPVSAVLYAGMSVGAVISVFVLESVALGWTVIFMSLCVIGVHGMLSGTASMDFGGKKNAGLAVGIIDGAVYAGTALQSILLGSILPMGDEAKTAANWGNWPYAMLPLSFLGLLLATQVWNARPQPKSTPVPATLPVPPAAPANRTGTGG
- the pdhA gene encoding pyruvate dehydrogenase (acetyl-transferring) E1 component subunit alpha → MASPYSKELLLDMYRKMYLIRRFEERAGQQYTLGKIAGFCHLYIGQEAVAVGPVEALRPDDYMLSAYRDHGQPLARGSDAGMVMAELMGRGTGYSKGKGGSMHIFDIEHHFYGGYGIVGGQIPLAAGMAFASRYRNEDRVTVCYFGDAAASQGALHETFNMASKWKLPVIYICENNRYGMGTAISRIAAVPEIYKRASAYDMRGEPVDGMDVLAMYEAVKDAAEYCRAGKGPVLLEANTYRFRGHSMADPATYRTKHEVEEERKGDPIPKLRAYIKKQGLAQDDVFETIEEEVNALVDQAVKFADESPEPSLDELWRDTIVEEGEEDVRPRERVLGQKVTWPKYPSGQELKVTWDLEPREQAEAADKKAGLIR
- a CDS encoding pyruvate dehydrogenase complex E1 component subunit beta, which translates into the protein MPELMYREALNQALAEEMERDANVYLIGEEVGRYNGAFKVSQGLLDKFGSARIIDAPIAELGFTGLSVGAAMVGLRPVVEMMTWNFAILAMDQIVNNAAKLRHMSGGQLRCPIVFRGPGGAGGRLSSQHSQALEANYAHFPGLKVIAPATPADAKGMLKAAIRDENPVLMFEGERLYAIKGHVPEGEHVVPLGKADVKREGTDVTIITWSRMYYFCMQAAEELAKEGISVEVLDLRTLRPLDEEAILASVRKTNRAVIVEEGWGLAGVGASVVDIIQSKAFDDLDAPVERVTGLDVNMSYAANLENATQPDAPKIIAAVKKVLYREGA